ACAAAGCATGAGGTATGTGGGAAATGCGCGCTACGGAAGAATCATGATCCGCCGCTTTCATCCGGATGCAGTGGCAGCCCACACGCTCCCAGAACCGCTGGAGCAACAGCAGCACATCTTCATGCACATGCTCGTCATTCGTCAGGATGCAGGTAGCATCCCGGAAGAGCTCTCCGGAAGCATGCTCCATACCCTGCTTTTCGGAACCGGCCATAGGATGGGAGCCGATAAACGCCACGCCGGCTTTCGCCAGCACGGACCCAACGGCCTGGTGCACACACCCCTTCACGGAACCCACATCCGTTACCAGAACTCCCGGCTTCAATAAAGGAAGCATGTCGGAAACAAGGCGGGGCATCACGCCAACCGGGGTAGCCAGCACAATCAAATCCGCCCCTTCCACCACCTCTTCCATCCGGGTGGAAGCAACATGGGCGGCTCCGGAAGAACGGGCATATTCCAATGGTTCTTCCCTTCTGCCCCACAAACGCACATGGACATGCGGCAACTGCTTCCTGACGGCCAGCGCCAGTGACCCGCCCAGAAGGCCAGGGCCGAGAATGGCGACGGAGGAGAAGAAAAACTGCTTTCGGGAATATTCTCTCATGGACTTACAGGGGAATACATCAGCGCCCCGGAACATCGGCATGTTCAGGGGCGCGGCATGATCTCGCTGCGGCGGCCGCATCAGGGCACGCGGAACTTCTTAATCTCGTTGGGGAAGTTGGTGTCCCGCAACACCGTCCCGGAGGGATACGGCTTATTGGTGCTCCTGTTCAAAATCTTGATCTTCTTGGTGCGGTCATACGGGCTGACCACCACCGTGGGATCCGCCGTAGGCCACGCCACCGGTACGGAAGAAGAAGCGGAAGGTTCCACAGGCCTGGGGGCGGCAATGCCGGAACCGGCGGAGCCACCCACGGGATTCGGAACGACGGGAGCCGGAGGCGTGATATTGTTGGCCCCTCCCACCATATTGCTGATGGTCCCGGAATTAGTGCGGGCGGGGTCCGGGTTAAAACCGGAATTCTGCCCGGCCATCGGGTCCAGAGAATTTTCACGCTGGATATCATTCAACAGGCTATCGCCCTGGGCGCCCATAGCGCCGGACGGATAGACATTTTCCGTAGGATAAATGCCGATGGGACGTTCATTCACGCGCTCCGTTTCACAGGAAGGCAGAAGAATCGCACCTGCGGCCAGCAACACGCCTATCGTCGGGGAAGTATTCATATAATCTCTCTTCGGGTGATAGCTTTCTGCCAGCATCCTACGGCCCCGCAACCTCATGTCAACCATAAAGCCTGTTTGCCGAACCTCTTCATGACAAGGAATCTCCGGCTTCCGCTCCCGCACGCGGGCAAAGCTGCCCGGACATGCCGCGCCAGCCTCCGGGCCATCCCCTGCCCGCCCCTTTCAAAAAACCGGAAAAAACGGTTCCCCCTCCTCCCGGGAACGCGCCTGTACGGGAACAGATTATCCTTCCCTACACCCCATGATCTGCTACAATCCGCCCCACATGGATGACGTACAGACATCTAAGAAAAAAATGCCCTCAAAAAAGGAATGGAGGGGTTTTTATTCCCTGATTCTCATTCAAGCCCAGAACGCTTTCAATGAAAAAGCCGCCCAGTTCCTGCTGATTCCGCTGGGCGTCTGGCTGGCTTCCACCAACGCCGCATACGGGCCGGACTCCTGGGTCAACTCCCTCCAGTACATTCTAGCCTGCATCTTCGTTCTGCCCTACATCCTGTTCTCCCCTTTCGTCGGATGGCTGGCGGACTGCTTCTGTAAGGCCCGCATCATTCAATTCATGTCTTTCCTCCAGATCCTGGTGCTGGGGGCCATGCTTCTGTGCTATAAATACGAAAACATTGAAATGGCCGTTTTCTGGTTTTGCGTCTTCTCCGTTCAGGCGACCATTCTGAGCCCGGCCAAAAAGGGAGTGGTCAAGGACATGGTAGGCTCCCGGCAGCTGGGCTACGCTTCAGGGCTGATGGAAATGAGCCTCATCCTGTCCATGCTGGCGGCCCAGATAGGCATCTTCGCCTGGTTCGACATCCTGCAAGTCTCCTCCAACGACGGCTGGGAAGCGGCCGCTTTTCCCACATTCATCCTCACCTGCATCGCCGTTCCCGTAGCCATTGCGTCCCTTTACCTCCCGCGGTATCCGGCCAACCAGACCAGGAAATTCGAATGGAAGCTCTTTTACGAACATTTCGTGCAGCTTAAATACCTCTGGAGCCAGCGGGACTTGAGGCTCAGTGAAATCGGCGTTTCCTACTTCTGGTTCCTGGCCGGGGCCCTGATGCTCATCTCCCTCCAAATCGCCCAGGAACACCCCATTGACGGCACCGGATTCAGCATGTCCGCGGCCATTCTCATGGCATGGCTCAGCGGCGGCACGGTGGTAGGCGGCGTCATCGCCTCCATCATCTGCCGTAAAAAGATTGAACTGGGGCTCATTCCCCTGGGCGCGATCGGCTTCACTATCGGGTGCATATTCATGTCCTTCTTCGCTCCCGGCTCCCTTCCCAGCAACATCGGGTTCGGCATCACCGGGGCTTTCGCCGCCGCGTACCTGGTGCCGTTAAACGCCCACCTTCAGGACAACTGCGACCCCTCCAACCGCAGCACCGTCATCGCCGCCGGCAACCTGATGGACTGCCTGATGGGGCTGGTGGCCGTCGGCTTCCAGCTCATGCTCAGGAATATCTTCTCCATCCAGAACCAATTCTGGGTGCTGGCCGCCCTGGGCGTGGTCATCACCATTGTGGCATTCCGGCTTATTCCCCGTGAATTCATCCGCATGATGGGCCTCTGGATCATGAGGATTGTCTACCGCTCCCGCATCATCCACCAGGACCGCATTCCGGAAGACGGCGGGGCCGTCATCGTCTCCAACCATGTCACCTACGGGGATGCGCTGTTCCTTTCTCTCATCTGCCCGCGCCCCATACGGTTCATCGTGGCGGAGGAATTCGTAGCCATCCGCTGGCTCGGCTGGATTCTGGAACTCTTCAACTGCCTGCCCATTTCCTCCCGTAATCCGCGGGAATCCCTGTCCAAGGCCATTCAGGCCCTGAAGGCCGGAGAAGTCATCTGCATCTTCCCGGAAGGCCAGCTTACCCGCACGGGCACCCTTTGCGCCGCGCGGCGGGGGCTGGAAATGCTGGCGAAAAAATCGCGCTGCCCCATCGTGCCCATTTACATGGACGAACTATGGGGCAGCATCTTTTCCTACTCAGGCAACCGCTTCTTCTCCAAGGCGCCTCTCCGCGTTCCCTACCGTTTCACCGCCGCCATCGGAGAGCCCATTGAGCCTGACGCCGTCAATCCCCGCATGGTCATCAACACGCTGCGGGAGCTGTCCTCCACATGCCTGGAAATTGCGGCCAGCATCGGCAGGGATGCCATCCTGAACCATCTGGAGCGCATCGCCCACAAGCCGCTGGTCTTCTCTAAAAACGCGCGGCTCTCCGGGTATGAAATAGCGGAATGCCTGATGAACGACACCGTGGAAGCGGAGCATCCGGAACTCAGGAAATGGTTGTCCACCCTGCTGGACAGCACCCGCTCCCAAAGCCGCCTGTGCGACTTCTGGATGAACGCCCAGCAGCTGGAACGGGTGAACTCCCTCCAGCCCCGGGAACTTCTGCTCACCAGCGTAGGACGCGAAGAAGTCCACGAAACGGTGGCAGCCGTCCTCTGGCCCATCCTCACCAGCACTCCCGTTTACCTCATCAGCGACGGGGACCACAGCATGCCGGAAGGCATCAGGCAGATAGCCGGCTCCGATTTCCTGCGCCGCAGGCTCTACAGCCTGGTTCCGAAGACGCGCACGCCGTTTTATGACTTCAGCGGCTCGGGAGACCTGGTTCTTCCCAACATCGGCTGGCGGCCCTGCTTCGCCACGGACCGCGGCATTATCCTGGCCATGTCCATGAAGAGAAGCGTCTTCAAGCTGGATGACGGCACCGTGCAGCTCGGCATGCGGGCCAGGACAAGAGGGCGCCTCCTTCCCGGCTTTTACCTGAATCCCCCTCTTTCCAACGTCATCGCCGGGGCCACCCTCTCCACCCCTTATTCCCTGCCGCCCAACCTGTACCTGGACGAGTCGGGCTTCCTGGCGGAACTCCAGTCTTCCAACCATGAACAATAACTCCTCGTCAACCCGCCTTCCCATCCCGCAGTATGTAATGACGCTGGCGCACGCGGCAGCCCTGCGGTCGGAGGACCCGTACCGCAAGGTGGGAGCCGCCGCCCTGGATGCGGACAACCGCGTCATCGGCACCGCCTACAACGGACTGTATCCCGGATTCAAGGCTCAGGACACCTTCTGGGCCAGCCGGGAAGAACGCCAGAAATACATGCTGCATGCGGAAATCAACCTGTGCAGCCTGTTCCGGAGGGGGGAAGCCAAGGTGGTGGCATGCACCACAATGCCCTGTACCTCCTGCATGCAGGCGCTGTGCGCCCACGGCGTAAAGACCATTTATTACTGTGAGCCTTATGATAAATCCGAAGCCCCTGCCATCGCCAGCCTTTACGGTGTGAAACTGATCCAGGTTACGGACTATCCGCTCAGCCGACACTTCCCCCTTGTCCTGGACAACTGATCCCCGGAAAATCAATCCCGGTGCACGCGGCATGTCCAACCGGCCATGGACCGGGGAACGCCGTCAATGGCCGGGTCCAGATCAAGCCCGGTTTCCGTAATGGTGCCGGAAGTAATGACGCCCGCATTCCGCCCGGCGTCGTCAAAGGCAATGTTCACATCCTCCATATCGCAGAAGGAGAGGCTGTTGGATTCGTGCCTGATATTCAAGACGCCGCTGTTTTCGCTGCCGGAAAACCGGTACGTATATCTTTCATGATCATAGATGGCAACGATGGAGGAGCCATCCATTTTGACGACCTTCGCGTCCCATCCGCTGAACTGGAGCTGGAATAAGATGCTCCCTCCCTCAAACAGGCTTACCTGTTGTCCGCTCAAAGAAGTATTCCCGTCGTCTCCGGATTTCCCCGAACCTCCGCCGCATCCGGACAACAATCCGCACACCGTCACAGGAATCATCAACAAGACAGGGAACAACTTTTTCATCCCCGGAAAAATGCACAACATAAAAATATAAGTCAAGCGCACTCAACTATTATTTCATTTTTCCAACATTTTTTAACATCATAAAAAAACCGCCTGTTTTCACAGGCGGTCTCAAGAAAATACGGAAGCTGTCAGCCAACCCATTTCCAGGTAATGGGTATTTCAATATCAGGGTGCAGGCTGTGCTTGACCGGACAGCTCAGAGCTGCCTGTTCCAGCAGATTCCTGTCCGGACAATCGGACGGAAGCGGAACGGTAATGACGACTTCCAGCTTGCCGATACGGCGGGGATCCGCATTCATGTGTTTGGCCACTTCCACCGTCATTCCTTCCAGATGGATTCCCTTACGCCCGGCAACAATACCCATGATCGTGCTCATGCAGCCGGCAAGCGCCGCGCCTACCAGGTCCGTGGGAGAAAAAGACTCGCCCTTGCCGTTATTGTCCACGGGGGCATCCGTGGAAAGCGTGGCCCCGGAAGGTTCATGAACCATGGAACAATGGAGGCCGCCCTCGTACGTCGTTTTAGTTTTTACCATGGCCTTATTTTATACAAGGCTCCCCGCCATGCAACACACAAACATTGAATCCCCCCGTTCTTTATGGTAACCGCCTTTGTTATGAGAAACTTTTTGAAAACAGCCGCCGGCTGCCTGGGCATAATCGCCGGGTGTTTCAGCACGGGGGCGGCCCAGGACTTCGGCGGCATGAGCTTTGGAGAGGCGGGGGACTTTGGCCCTCCCCGGACATCCGGTTCCTCCAAGGCCACAGTCACCTCCTATGGAGAAGCTCCCTTCGTCATCGTGACGGAGCTGGAGCTGCCGGACCACTGGCACGTTTACTACAAAAATCCGGGAACCGTGGGCCTTCCCATGGAAGCCGCCTTCCAGCCTGTGTCCGGTTTCCGGGTGGAAGGCCCCTTCTGGCAAGTTCCGGAACTGGGGAAAGGGCTTGTGGATTTTTACGGATACAGCGGAAAGGCTAAAATGGCGTTCCGGGTAACTCCGGAAAAGGACGCTCCCCCGGAAGCGACGTTCACCACCACCATGACGTGGCAGATGTGCGCGGAACAGTGCGCCGCCCCGGAAACCAGAAACTTCAGCGTCACGCTGAAGCGCGGAGACGGGCAGACAGCCCCTGACGCGGCGGAATTGACCGGGAACATGGCAGGGCTTGCCGCCCCCGACTGGGCGGAAGGGCTGAAAGCCCGGATTTCCCAGGAAGGGAAAACCGTCACCCTGCACCTCAGGACAAACGGACGCCCCGTTCCGCAGGATTCCGTCTATTTTTTCTGCAATCAGGGGGAAATCAACCCTACCACTCCCCAAACCTTCAAAAAACTGGATGACTCCAATTATGAGCTGTCCATGCAATTCAATGACACCACGGACGGCCTTTACCCCAACAACCTGCCGGACGCGGACAAGGGGAAACCGCTGACCAGCCTTTCCGGCATCCTGCGCGCCGGCAGGGAAGGCATCATCATCACCGCGGACGACCGCCCCTTCTCCGGGGAATCCCAGGCAACAGCCGCCGGAACGGAATCCGCCCCGGAACCTTCCGCCTCCATCCCCGCGCCTCCGCTGATGGGCCTGGGGGAAATCATGTTCTTCATGTTCATCGGCGGCATCATCCTCAATGTCATGCCGTGTGTCTTCCCGGTAATCGGTCTCAAGATTATGGGATTCGTTCAGCTGGGAGGGGGGGAACGGAAAAAAGTACTGGCCCACTCCCTTACCTTCGTACTGGGCATCCTGATTTCTTTCTGGATCATTACTGCCATTCTGATTGCGCTGAAAGCGAACATGTTTGACTGGAGCGCCCCAGCCGGCCCCGGCATATTCAGCGGAGACTTCTGGCTGGGCCGCGGCGCGGAGGGCATCGTCAACTGGGCGTTCTGGTTTGAAAACCCCTGGGTGAATTTCTGCCTGCTGGGCCTGATGCTCGCCATGGGGCTGAGCATGTTCGGCGTCTTTGAAATAGGCGTCAAAGCTACGACCATGGGCAACGACCTCCAGCGCCGGAAAGGTTATGCCGGCTCCTTCTGGTCCGGCGCCCTGGCTACGGTCATCTCCACCCCGTGCAGCGCTCCGTTCCTGGGCCAGGCTATCGGCGCGGCCATGCTCCAGCCGCCGCTGGGCATCGTGCTCTGCCTGACCATGATGGGGCTTGGAATGTCCCTTCCCTACATCATTCTGGGCGCCTTTCCCGTCCTGACCAAATACCTGCCCAAACCCGGCGCATGGATGGAATCCTTCAAGCAGGCCATGTCCTTCCTGATGTTCGGCACCGCCGCCTACTTCCTCTGGATTTACATGGCATTCTTTGATGCTGACAACCATCCCCAGGACATCCTGTTCCTCTTCTTCGGGCTGGTGCTGTTTTCCCTGGCCTTTTGGGTATACGGCAGATGGTGCCCCATGTACCGCAGCAGAAAGTCCCGCATCACGGGAGGCATCTTCTCCGTAATCTTCCTGCTGGCCGGCTTGTACTACATGCTTCCGCCGGAAGGAGCCGCCTGGTTCGGCCGCGGTTCCGCTCCCGGGGCGGCGGAGTCCTCCGCTGCCGCAGCACCCTCCCTCCAGGAGGAAGGAAACATCTGGACGCCCTGGAGCCCGGAAGCCATGCAGGCCGCCCTGGACGGAGGGAAACCCGTTTATGTGGACTTCACGGCCCGCTGGTGCTCCACCTGCCAGGTCAACAAGGCCTCCTATACGGATGAAGTGCTGGCCGCTTTCAAAAAATATGGCATCGTCATGATGAAGGCGGACAAGACCCGCACGAGCCCCGCCATTGACCAGGAACTTAAAAACCTGGGGCGCACGGCCGTTCCCGTCAATGCCCTGTATCTTCCCGGCAGAAAACCCGTCGTCACCAGGGAACTCCTGTCCCCGGCCTACCTGCTGGAATTCCTGGAAAAGGAAATGAACCGCTAGAATATCCTGTTATACGGACGGCCATCCGCCGCCCTTCCCATCAATCCGGGCCGGACAGCTGAAAACAGGGAAAGCTTATCCTTCCCCGTTCAACAGCGGCAGCAACGCGTCCGCCCACGCCTGATAACCTTTCTCCGTCAGATGGACATGATCTCTGAACATGCCCTCCCTGAACGTCCCGTCCGGCTTCAGCAGGCGTACGGCTATCTCCCGGATGCCCTTCACCGTCTGCGCCGCGGGCTGCCGCCCCTTCCAGCGGCCGATATTATTCGTCCCGGCCAGCAAAACGCAATAGCGGGGGGAAGTCTTGACCGCCAGTTTCGTATCCTCCATGCGCCACAGCATGCTGTCCGTCCTGTCCCCGCTCACTCCGAAGTTGACCGCCTTCATCGGCAGAAGAAGCAAAGGAGAGCAATAAAAAAACGGCAGAGAAAACAGAAGCATTCATCTTTTTCCGAATACGCGGCCCGGAAAAGCATTCTTTCCCCTGCCGGGAAAATCATGTTCTCACCGCCTTGCCCAATACCTCCAGAGGCTGGCCGGACAAATTCAATTCCTTTACCAGAAAACGGACAATCAGCAGGCTTGCCAGCGCATCATACAAAGCGTCATGCCAGCGGCGCGCAGGAAGCAACGCCTCCACGGAACAGGTCAACCCCAGGGCGCCGCACAAAGAAGACAGGGAATAATCCTCCAGACCGGGGACGCACATCCTGCCCAAAGCCAGCGTATCCAGCCACGGACCGAAGCCGTGGCCCGGAAACCGCCGCAGGAACTTCCGTTCCGTAGCCGGATTATGCCCCACCACCACGGCCTGCCCCAGCCGGGAACGTATCTCCGGCCACAGGGAAGGAAAAGACGGGGCATCCGCCAGCATCTCCGTAGTAATGCCGTGCACCTGGGAGGCGGACCATAAAACCGGCTTCTCCACCGCAATATAGGAAGTCCACAACTCAGGTTCGTCCTCCAGGCGGGAACATGCGGCTATGCCTATCTGGACGGGCTGGTCCGTCTCCCCCCGGGCCGCGCCGGCGGATTCAAAATCAATGGCGGCAAAACGCAGGCCGCCGATTGTATCCGAAAGCGGAGGCATATCAGAACAACTCCAGCTGAGCATATTCCCCGACAGGCATATCGTCGTCCATGTCCGTATTCTTGGCTCTCGGTTCAGCCAGACGGGAACGCCCCTTTTTCCTGGGGCGCGTGGAATTCATCTCCAGATGGGACAGGATGGCCTTGGCGCGGTCCACAATGACGGCAGGCATGCCGGCCAGTCGG
This region of Akkermansia muciniphila genomic DNA includes:
- a CDS encoding deoxycytidylate deaminase, which translates into the protein MNNNSSSTRLPIPQYVMTLAHAAALRSEDPYRKVGAAALDADNRVIGTAYNGLYPGFKAQDTFWASREERQKYMLHAEINLCSLFRRGEAKVVACTTMPCTSCMQALCAHGVKTIYYCEPYDKSEAPAIASLYGVKLIQVTDYPLSRHFPLVLDN
- a CDS encoding MFS transporter, producing MICYNPPHMDDVQTSKKKMPSKKEWRGFYSLILIQAQNAFNEKAAQFLLIPLGVWLASTNAAYGPDSWVNSLQYILACIFVLPYILFSPFVGWLADCFCKARIIQFMSFLQILVLGAMLLCYKYENIEMAVFWFCVFSVQATILSPAKKGVVKDMVGSRQLGYASGLMEMSLILSMLAAQIGIFAWFDILQVSSNDGWEAAAFPTFILTCIAVPVAIASLYLPRYPANQTRKFEWKLFYEHFVQLKYLWSQRDLRLSEIGVSYFWFLAGALMLISLQIAQEHPIDGTGFSMSAAILMAWLSGGTVVGGVIASIICRKKIELGLIPLGAIGFTIGCIFMSFFAPGSLPSNIGFGITGAFAAAYLVPLNAHLQDNCDPSNRSTVIAAGNLMDCLMGLVAVGFQLMLRNIFSIQNQFWVLAALGVVITIVAFRLIPREFIRMMGLWIMRIVYRSRIIHQDRIPEDGGAVIVSNHVTYGDALFLSLICPRPIRFIVAEEFVAIRWLGWILELFNCLPISSRNPRESLSKAIQALKAGEVICIFPEGQLTRTGTLCAARRGLEMLAKKSRCPIVPIYMDELWGSIFSYSGNRFFSKAPLRVPYRFTAAIGEPIEPDAVNPRMVINTLRELSSTCLEIAASIGRDAILNHLERIAHKPLVFSKNARLSGYEIAECLMNDTVEAEHPELRKWLSTLLDSTRSQSRLCDFWMNAQQLERVNSLQPRELLLTSVGREEVHETVAAVLWPILTSTPVYLISDGDHSMPEGIRQIAGSDFLRRRLYSLVPKTRTPFYDFSGSGDLVLPNIGWRPCFATDRGIILAMSMKRSVFKLDDGTVQLGMRARTRGRLLPGFYLNPPLSNVIAGATLSTPYSLPPNLYLDESGFLAELQSSNHEQ
- a CDS encoding prephenate dehydrogenase, whose protein sequence is MREYSRKQFFFSSVAILGPGLLGGSLALAVRKQLPHVHVRLWGRREEPLEYARSSGAAHVASTRMEEVVEGADLIVLATPVGVMPRLVSDMLPLLKPGVLVTDVGSVKGCVHQAVGSVLAKAGVAFIGSHPMAGSEKQGMEHASGELFRDATCILTNDEHVHEDVLLLLQRFWERVGCHCIRMKAADHDSSVARISHIPHALSALCVHSALDGGDAKLLGLVSAGGFRDTTRVSMGEPSMWAEILAENSPAVLERLDEALAQLGQVRNWLAAGDKEALREWLKAAAESRAQALGL
- a CDS encoding 3'-5' exonuclease, with protein sequence MPPLSDTIGGLRFAAIDFESAGAARGETDQPVQIGIAACSRLEDEPELWTSYIAVEKPVLWSASQVHGITTEMLADAPSFPSLWPEIRSRLGQAVVVGHNPATERKFLRRFPGHGFGPWLDTLALGRMCVPGLEDYSLSSLCGALGLTCSVEALLPARRWHDALYDALASLLIVRFLVKELNLSGQPLEVLGKAVRT
- a CDS encoding OsmC family protein; this translates as MVKTKTTYEGGLHCSMVHEPSGATLSTDAPVDNNGKGESFSPTDLVGAALAGCMSTIMGIVAGRKGIHLEGMTVEVAKHMNADPRRIGKLEVVITVPLPSDCPDRNLLEQAALSCPVKHSLHPDIEIPITWKWVG
- a CDS encoding protein-disulfide reductase DsbD family protein; translated protein: MRNFLKTAAGCLGIIAGCFSTGAAQDFGGMSFGEAGDFGPPRTSGSSKATVTSYGEAPFVIVTELELPDHWHVYYKNPGTVGLPMEAAFQPVSGFRVEGPFWQVPELGKGLVDFYGYSGKAKMAFRVTPEKDAPPEATFTTTMTWQMCAEQCAAPETRNFSVTLKRGDGQTAPDAAELTGNMAGLAAPDWAEGLKARISQEGKTVTLHLRTNGRPVPQDSVYFFCNQGEINPTTPQTFKKLDDSNYELSMQFNDTTDGLYPNNLPDADKGKPLTSLSGILRAGREGIIITADDRPFSGESQATAAGTESAPEPSASIPAPPLMGLGEIMFFMFIGGIILNVMPCVFPVIGLKIMGFVQLGGGERKKVLAHSLTFVLGILISFWIITAILIALKANMFDWSAPAGPGIFSGDFWLGRGAEGIVNWAFWFENPWVNFCLLGLMLAMGLSMFGVFEIGVKATTMGNDLQRRKGYAGSFWSGALATVISTPCSAPFLGQAIGAAMLQPPLGIVLCLTMMGLGMSLPYIILGAFPVLTKYLPKPGAWMESFKQAMSFLMFGTAAYFLWIYMAFFDADNHPQDILFLFFGLVLFSLAFWVYGRWCPMYRSRKSRITGGIFSVIFLLAGLYYMLPPEGAAWFGRGSAPGAAESSAAAAPSLQEEGNIWTPWSPEAMQAALDGGKPVYVDFTARWCSTCQVNKASYTDEVLAAFKKYGIVMMKADKTRTSPAIDQELKNLGRTAVPVNALYLPGRKPVVTRELLSPAYLLEFLEKEMNR